Proteins from a genomic interval of Medicago truncatula cultivar Jemalong A17 chromosome 3, MtrunA17r5.0-ANR, whole genome shotgun sequence:
- the LOC11405224 gene encoding cation/H(+) antiporter 28 translates to MAEEPSQCREKLTNLTVEVGKNFFLFMVMVIMCNGLHFLTKPYSHPRITSDILVGIVVGNIGIVRNLFEKFNRTFGFIIDFGMMCYMFALGIEMDPYILLKKPPRHVRVAYPGICITILLGIIFSPFVTYFPNRDKILEFTTALSLLLASTGSPVLTRLLTQLKIGKSDIGKLAIATAMYSDFFCYFLLSICYILVPLPETCDDLALDVETEKKIRMGFGVLGEVLFTLLFSPFFMSWVDNENPEGRHMKGPHLILSLAFVVLMCASSSLNGFSPLLSAFLVGVSFPREGRVSKWVITKINYLLNTIFFPIFFLWVGFEADLRHFEAGNINTWTQILMLIILSIIGKVGGALVSGATEGFRWPEATAIGLLLTTKGHLHIYLAIKVMGCGRATSKSTVIGMILAIFFTVLYIPSVVAQIIRRARKKVPTHRLALHSLDPSSELRILLCVHGPHNVPASINFMEISKGEADPGILVYVTDMIELTDEISETLERDEGLHTETVEDTEVTNAFQAHVLDSGEGITLKRTMALSTINNMPQDICILAEDLMIALVILPFHRRQRQDGTMDIGNQGFRYVNRKVLRSAVCSVGILVDRGFGSFEELSRSQKTVNVAVIFIGGKDDREALAYASRVTQHPAVKLTVIRFLVDTSAESSRLVGYRIILPDQEKEMQLDDECFAQFYEKHVVGGKIAYMEKHLASAAETFTILKSFEGKYSLVIVGKEGGVNSILTKGMNDWQQCPELGPIGDVLSGPDFSMTVSVLIIQQHRLKGDIDGLDEDFSIMSYNKF, encoded by the exons ATGGCAGAAGAACCCTCTCAATGTCGTGAAAAGTTGACTAATCTCACTGTTGAAGTAGGAAAAAACTTTTTTCTATTTATGGTTATGGTGATTATGTGCAATGGTTTGCATTTTCTGACAAAGCCTTATTCACATCCTCGAATCACTTCTGACATACTT GTAGGAATAGTTGTTGGAAACATAGGAATTGTACGCAATCTATTTGAGAAATTCAACAGGACATTTGgatttataattgattttggtatGATGTGTTACATGTTTGCATTAGGGATAGAAATGGACCCTTATATACTATTAAAAAAACCACCAAGACATGTTAGAGTTGCTTATCCAGGAATTTGCATAACAATCTTACTAGGAATTATTTTCTCCCCTTTTGTAACTTACTTCCCAAACAGAGATAAAATATTAGAATTCACAACAGCTCTTTCCCTTCTACTAGCTAGTACAGGTTCGCCTGTGTTGACGCGTTTACTAACACAGCTCAAAATCGGAAAGTCAGATATCGGGAAGCTTGCAATCGCGACGGCAATGTACTCGGATTTTTTTTGCTACTTTTTACTTTCCATTTGTTACATACTCGTTCCACTACCCGAAACTTGCGATGATTTGGCCTTGGATGTTGAGACTGAAAAAAAGATCAGAATGGGTTTTGGAGTTTTGGGTGAAGTACTATTCACACTATTATTTTCGCCGTTTTTTATGAGTTGGGTTGATAATGAAAATCCAGAAGGCAGACATATGAAAGGTCCACATTTGATACTTTCACTTGCATTTGTGGTGTTAATGTGTGCCTCTTCATCATTAAATGGTTTTAGTCCACTTTTAAGTGCATTTTTGGTAGGTGTTAGTTTTCCTAGGGAAGGTAGGGTTTCAAAATGGGTTATCACCAAAATCAACTATTTGttgaatacaattttttttccaatttttttcttgtgGGTTGGGTTTGAAGCTGATTTGAGGCACTTTGAGGCAGGTAATATTAACACATGGACACAGATACTTATGCTTataattttatcaataattGGAAAAGTCGGTGGTGCACTTGTTTCTGGTGCCACAGAGGGATTTCGTTGGCCTGAAGCAACTGCTATAGGATTGCTTCTTACTACAAAGGGTCATTTGCATATCTACTTGGCTATCAAAGTG ATGGGTTGTGGTAGAGCAACAAGTAAGTCGACGGTCATTGGGATGATATTGGCAATCTTTTTCACTGTTTTGTACATACCATCAGTCGTAGCGCAAATTATAAGACGTGCAAGGAAAAAGGTGCCTACGCATCGCTTAGCACTTCATTCACTCGATCCATCGAGCGAGCTAAGGATCCTCTTATGTGTTCATGGACCACACAATGTTCCCGCTTCCATAAACTTTATGGAGATTTCAAAAGGGGAAGCTGATCCTGGTATTCTAGTATATGTCACTGACATGATAGAACTAACAGACGAAATATCGGAAACTTTAGAGAGGGATGAAGGACTGCACACAGAAACTGTAGAAGACACGGAAGTAACAAATGCATTTCAAGCGCATGTTTTAGATAGTGGTGAAGGTATTACATTGAAAAGAACCATGGCACTATCAACAATTAATAACATGCCACAAGATATTTGTATTTTAGCAGAGGACTTGATGATTGCCCTTGTCATATTACCATTCCATAGGCGTCAACGCCAGGATGGAACAATGGATATTGGTAATCAAGGGTTCAGATATGTGAACAGAAAG GTACTAAGAAGTGCCGTATGTTCGGTTGGGATTCTAGTAGATAGAGGCTTTGGATCATTCGAAGAATTATCAAGAAGTCAAAAGACAGTAAATGTGGCAGTCATATTTATTGGTGGAAAAGATGATAGAGAAGCACTTGCCTATGCCAGCCGCGTCACTCAACATCCGGCAGTAAAGCTCACTGTAATAAGATTCCTAGTAGATACAAGTGCAGAGTCATCAAGATTAGTCGGATACAGAATCATCCTCCCTGACCAAGAGAAAGAGATGCAGTTAGACGATGAATGTTTTGCACAGTTCTATGAAAAGCATGTGGTAGGAGGCAAAATTGCATACATGGAGAAACATCTTGCAAGTGCTGCTGAGACATTCACTATTTTGAAATCATTTGAAGGGAAATACTCATTGGTTATTGTAGGAAAAGAAGGAGGAGTGAACTCTATATTAACAAAAGGTATGAATGATTGGCAACAGTGTCCGGAGCTTGGACCTATAGGGGATGTTCTTTCAGGACCAGATTTCTCTATGACTGTCTCAGTTTTGATAATCCAACAACATAGACTTAAAGGAGATATAGATGGATTAGATGAAGACTTTTCTATCATGTCATATAACAAGTTTTAG